The Anguilla rostrata isolate EN2019 chromosome 1, ASM1855537v3, whole genome shotgun sequence nucleotide sequence GTCAGAACACTGACCGGCAGCCAGAAGAAATCCTTCCCTGTGAAAATTGCAGGTAGACTCCTGTCCGGGGGTGCCAAACAGGTGTGTGTAATGGGTGTGGTTTCGTAGCTAGGCGGTAACtcagctgtttttctctcctttctcagcATTCTACACGGAGCCCCACCCGCAGGTGAGGATTTCCCCCCAAAGCGTGGAGCTGAAGCTGACATCACGGGGGTACCCCGCCCCAAAGGTGCGCTGGCTGGACgccaggggggcggagctctctACCGGAACGCAGACGCAGCTCCTGACGGACACGCAGGGGCTCTACGTGGTGTCCAGCTCCCTGACCCAGGAGAGGGGGGCCAACTCCACCCTCACCTTCCTCCTGTGGAACGAGGACCTGCACCAGGAGATCAGGAGGGAGTTCAGCCTGCTGGAAGGTAAAAATACACCCGGGGAGGGAGTATAGTATAGTATTGTGGCTGCTAGGAGACGGTGGTCAGTATAATATTGTGGTTGCACGGAGACAGTGAGCAGCATTGGATGTGCTAATGAGACTGAATGACCTATggcctgttttttctttcagaagctGCCATTGTCCTGCGTGATGAGTCAAGGTCGGCTCTGTATGCTCTCCTGCCTGTGGCCATTTTAACAGTcctgggaattctgggaatcaTCCTGTTCTTGAAGAAGAGACGCTGTTTCCGTGGACCCGATAGTACAGCCACTAGGGAAGAAAATACCTCCCTGAAAACGGCTCCCCAAAGCAGtgaacaggaacagaaactAAAGAACGGAGCAACTGTACTTTATTGAACTGCTGaactttaaccctttgaagagaaggtttttggctttttttcttcaacattccatggaagtgttctagaactccattgatttcagttaccagtacttcttgttacagcagcattagaatgttcagttaagaacattgagcctcattcaccaatatctttctcaaatttgttcttgagaaaggtcctaagaaaagtctacctCAGATTCACGACAAttcccataaaagggcatgagactgcagggccgtgtgcacacacagaaatcacacacaggaattgaaaagaaaagttaagagagaagtcaagaatgcccaaatgaaaatctaaagacggtgcagcaccggactccaaacgtaagaaaaacttcagtagttctgaagtggaggtactgctgcaggtagtgaacagcaaacgacttgtcatatttagtagcgacagtagtggatataaaataacaaacaaaaaaaaagatgcatgggatgctattacttgttcagtgaacgctgtatccaGAGAAGgtcgcacaactgatgaagtagaaaaaaatggtttgatgtcaaatctgaggcaaaaaaaaaaaagaaatgctggtGTGAGTGGGcacaaggaattgcgtgttatgcagtcaaacgacaaagcgcttctcgtcacattaataccgctaattaaaccaaccggcagtaaactgcatcggagaaactagctgtttcaacccgtcgctgcgcaaaacactgcacaaaaaattattgccagtcattttggtgtcacccccctctgatggtgtcacccgctGCGGTCCACACCTCCCTAGCAGGGGTGGACAGTAACGAAGtacatttatgtaaattaagtacttaggtacattttttttgtaatctcaTATTTGTGATGTTATACCTTAAAGAGTTCAACCGAACAAGTTAACTTTCATTTTAGTGCTTTATGATTGTTCCGTTTACACTGGCCGGTCCATCTTACAAACGGGTTTGAGTTATTCCCACTGAACCGAGTGGATAGGTATTAGATTAAAGTGGGCATACTGTTGATTATGTGTTTTATCTCCAAGCCAGGAGCTTGCTGACACAACAGAAAAGCTATTTGTTGCACacctcattattttattttataattattatttttttgcatacttGTATATTGAAAACATATGCGAGAGAATTTGTGGGTAACATTTACGCTTTAATGTGCATTAATAAACCGATTCTAATGCTGTCGGCACATTTTGTTATACCTCTCAAAGGCAGGTTCCTTTTAGGATTCCATCTTGGATTTGAACTTGTGATACTGCAAAAATGTCTTATATGCAGTTTTGTATCGTTAACGTTTCCAGTCACCAACTGATGTTTTTGTATTGCTATCTAAAATTTATATGTAATAGTTTCTTGAAATTGACAgatattttggaatatttttttgaactGTATTTATTGCCAATTTGTAaagatacacattttaaaacagcaaatgttttttttttttaactgcacttAATGTCCatgaataatgttgctgttaaATATTATTGATTTTCCAATAAACAGTTTATGCAGTTCAAatcttttcagttttactttgCTTATTAGACAATACAAATAGTccactgttctgtgtgttcaaTTTATCCAAATGGACATCATTCATACTAACTACATTAACATGAATTTATGTGCCTTTTTAATGTTGAAACTGAATTTTGTCTGACTTGCCTGATAGAAACTGCATAAAATTTGGCaattggcttaaaaaaaacattttttttaaaaatggtgtgGTTATACTGGACAGATAAATCTGGCCTGGTCTCAAAGTATTAAGCCTAATGTGAATAGTCGTCATTTTCAAGTTAGTTCCCAATCTAggccaaattaaaaaatctaCCCTTCTTATTTCAATTTAGCTTTATTCAtatactgctttttaaaataaaaagtataaagacacttcacaaaaacataaaaaaattctgtcaaaTGCATAATTAAATCCATGTCAGTCAGCTAGTCAGTTATTTTAACCATTATTTTCACCAAACTGTGTCAAGAGTCAATCTGACTGACAACCTTTACAGTTATGAGCTTATAAGACAACCTTTGTTATTTAACTAACAGCCTCTGGGTCTGTGAGCCAGATTCATTTAACCTCTTTTGCATTTAACCTCCTACACACACTCTTTTCTGCAACTTCGAGAGGGCCAGGTCTCCCCTTCCTGTGTGCTCTCTTCTCGCACTCCAACTTCCTGTTTCTACTGGTCCCCTCAGTGGTGGATCAAACTCACCAAAGTGGTCGGAAAAGCAGAATCACTGAACAAACTTCGCAGAGTGGTTGGGAAAGCAGAATCATCGGCTACATTCCAAAACAATCTAAAGCCATCCCACCTCATCAGTCTGTGTCTAGGTTGcactcccatccccacccctgAAATCTCCAGCCTTCCTTATCAACTAAGGTAAtggtatttttatggttttaagaTTCAGGGTGTGTTATGAATGTGGTCCATATTTACTCAGAATTTGTACTTTTAGTTTGGTACTCTGGTGTGCTTATTCGCTGGCCTAGGCATGTTCTTGGGGCAGACCCGGCAATATTACTCATGTTAATCAGGGGAAAGTACTCTTGTTTCTCCCACATTGTCACTCTggatctgctaaataaatgcaatattgcTGTTGTGAGTCAGTCACTTATCGCATTTTGGTTTTATAGTACAGTAAGTGTAACTGCCATGTGTCATCTGAACTTTGCTCAACCTCAGTTACTTAAAGCTCCTTGAGCTCCCTCTGCACAACAGGTCACACCTCTAACCGACTACTTTCATAGTCATTAttaaagtgtgcagtgtggattGTCatacattgggatggcagatatgccatcccgccaagttacgccttggcgggggcatgccccatacctatacagcaccgagagtttggcacttttcagggttccccacagaaataagcacaacagccacagacactcagcccttaaaaacattaaattctgtacattctgaccccatttcaacagacagatttcataaaaacttctccttgtacaccagatcccttggccctgtaatatctgcccatggcttgtcctatcactcctatgccgacgacacgcaactctttctctccttctccccatcggacacacaggtccctgcccgcatcttcgcttgcctgagggacatacagagctggatggacaatcaccacctgaagctcaacccaggaaagacggagctaatctttattcctgctctatcctctccccttcctcgacttttccatttccctaggggacaccttagtgacatcaccctgtgccaagaatcttggagtggtgatggacaacaggctgtccctctccaagaacatcgcagcagtaagccgggcatgcagatttttcctgtataacatccgcagaatccgcccctttctcaccacctactcaacccagctcctggtccaagcaatggttctatcccgcctggactactgcaactctcttctggctggctgttatagctcgcatcaaatttaaaacattggtcctagcataccaggcagtcaagggatcagccccagcacaCCTCCaccagatattcaaaccctacatgccagccagatccctacctcaggacgcctagcacctccccctcttcgcacctgcacttccagaacacgtctcctgtctgttctggccccacgatggtggaatgacctccctgtggaggtcagaacagctgagacactgacacccgccaaatcttcacctacacgacccaatgaaaaacttgcatacacacgcaaaatacccatacctttttactctgaaacattctctgtacaaacagctagtctgcctgtggcctagtgggtaaggttacaatCTTGGGATCacagggtcctaggttcaagcccagctaagaacgtgtttctttaacctgcttttaccctcactaataattgtctactacttctcaattattgcttttgcaccatatctaccagccgttccccgaacgtatacactgtattatgacgtaccgtctgcacgttcaattgttaaccggctacaatattgcaaagccaatGGGACCTcgtctgtgcttactggcctgtgttctttaaaaccacggacaggtttgctaatgatattttacgctttgcatagctatgtcatggtgctgccctaacaaagtgacagactggtaaacctccggttgaaggactGAATCCTGCCTGAGAGCTTGTAAGTGAAAACGTCACCTCGTTTTATCATGCTGGCGCTGACAGACCTAATCACTCTttcgccctctctctcacacacactgcacacttataaaaaaaaaaacacaagccacGAGTTCTAAggcatttcatttattcatagcATTTGTGAACAAAGGAATAATAAACTGTACATTATTGGCATATCATTATTtaatcaatattattattgttttttttttttgcatttccaaGGTAGAATTTTCAGACAGTGGTTGAGAGTTTGTTTCCATTTCCCTGATTACCTGAGCAAGGACATCTGTGCCACAGTTAGAAGAGAAAAGCAAAGCAGAAATTAGATTTTCGGGTTTAATCATTTCAAGAGAAGGTGAGCCCAGAGCAGACACTTATAAAACAGACCTGCTCTACCTGCGCTGTTCTGTTTGGGGGTGAATCTGGGGTTAGCCCGGCTACCTTACACCTGTTCTGGGACCAAGAACCATTCActtttgacagcaaaaataaaatacttcctAATATAATGGATACTCTGTGCATTATATTAGGAAGAAAAatcacttattatttttttaaattatttttattattattattattattttatttttttatttttttaaagataagaatttttttatgtattatttgttttagcCTATGTCTGCACTATCCTCGTTGTACACGACCAAGGACACAACTGAGAATGTCTGTTAAGTGAAAAAttgtacttcctggttctgatgtGCTCCCCATAGGTCTCTATATGGGTCGCTGTCTCCACGTATTATATACTCTAAGATAGGTTCACACTCAGAATCCCTGATGCTTAATTCTTCTGTTTGTGCTGCCGGGTGGGTCTCTGAAAagttctctgtcctctctcctccagcaggtggcgcaCAGCCCGCAAGCACAGACCAAGTGTCCTTATCTCCACCGCCTTGATCAATGGACCGACTGACCAATCAGGACTGTGGGACATAGTCTCTCTTTGGCCATTTGTGAGGGAGGTATATTAAGTGCAGGTGTcaagagaaggggggaaaagaaagtCAGAGAAAgtcagagaaagtgagagatggagatggagagggagaggagagaaataaaagacaTGGAACcattgggaaaaaaagactgaagCCTTGAGAAGACTTGGTGGCCTTATAACAGCCTTTGTGTTTATGCAAGAAAGGTGTTGGTCTTAAATTTCTTATAAAGTTACAGCTTTTTTGAGCATTTTTCTGAATTCCACAAAGACTTTACTCTGGCTGCTGCCGAATGCCATATCTCTTGGCACAGGCCAGACAAAAATCTTTTTGGTTTCTGAGGAGTTTTGCTGAATTCGCTGGCGGTTTGATGAGGAGGTTGAGCACAAGGTTTCCCTCTAGTGGTGCAAGAGGGGGATGACCAGAAAAACAAGGTTCAGGTGTGCTTGTTGCTTTgtatacataatattaataattattattgacactataataaataaataaaaactcattgTTTCCCCAATATCACATAAACCATTCAGTCTTATGTGGAAACAAtacaatatgaatattttcttttcttattttagtgTGGTTTCATTATTGTAATTTAGTGGTCTGTTTTTGTGTAGGAATGAGTAGCCTATTCCTGTCGGGGAGTCCTGCGTTCACTACAAAGAAAAGAGTATATTTACAGAGCTAAGTTACATCAGagggacacacactcataatgCTTCATTAGagggacacacactcataatgCTTCATTAGAGGGACACGTGCTCATAATGCTACATCAGagggacacacactcataatgCTTCATTAGAGGGACACGTGCTCATAATGCTACATCAGagggacacacactcataatgCTTCATTAGAGGGACATGCTCATAATGCTACATCAGAGGGGCACATGCTCATAATGCTACGACAGAGGGACATAattgaaaatgtacagtatgattTTCCCATTGATTGAGCTCTATAGTACCATCACGTGTTTTGATTAGGCCAATAATGTAGACAGTGTGTGCCAGTCAATGTATATTCCTAGTTACATCATTTTATGTCAAACCATTTTTATAAGCATTTTTGTAAGGCACGCCCATTGAATGTTCATTGGCTTACTGAAGCCATGTTTTTTTGGCATGACAACTTTCTTTTAATAACTTTCAGAAAGGAGGGTCTCCTGAATAAATTAGTGCAAGCTGCATGCCAATATGTCAAATGGCCTTGAAGGAGATATAGCGCCACCAAGTGGCAGTTGGCAACAGATTAACTGGGCCTGCACTTACTCTAACACTCTacaacagtggttctcaactggGGGTATGCGGGAAGGTCGCGAGATGatttcataaattaataaaattttgattttaaaaaaaatgtcttttttaaaattatatatattttctaaagCAACTGCATTATGGAGGGTAAAACAGACTgcgtttttcttttcaaaagttAGAAACTCTGTTAAAACCTTAATTAGTATGAGACCGCATCAATGTAATTTACAGTAGCAAGCAAGAAGGAAAATCTGCACGCCTGCAAGCAGCGTAGCCTACGTCAGTTCACCTGCTACTTAGCTGTGTAGTTGAACAAAATGGAGAACTGGCTAAAACGTGCAAGCAGCAGCAAAAATCCTCCCGAAACTCCAAAAAATCCTTCCGGACCTCAAAAAAAGGCAAGGATCGAGCAAACAGTCAAAACCCGGCAGTTTCACGAAGACTATGTGCTGTTTCGGTTTACGTCTACAGCTGCCGATCCACCATAACCGCAATAGACAACATCAACCAACGCACTTGAAGCGTCATATGCAGTGTCTTTACTAGTGGCGAGGCCTAAAAAGCCATAGTCCATTGCCAAGGAGCTAATATTACCCGCGGCAGTTGTGCTGGCAGAGACCATGCTCGATAAAAAATCAGCAGACACACTTAAGAATGTACCGTTATCAAACGACACCGTTTTCCGAAGGATCGATTACATGGCAGCTGATATTGTTGACCAGGTTGTGGACAAGCTTAAAGTGGCTAGTTCCTTTGCCCTTCAACTTGACGAATCAACGGATTTAAGTGGGCACTACTGTTCACTAGGCGCTTAGGCCCCTAGGCCCACCGatgcactactgttc carries:
- the LOC135235406 gene encoding CD276 antigen-like isoform X2, translating into MMESSGKRALRKTVLSFLCLVLLQHSFCKAEFEIKVPSAPLVAIHGHSTVLSCTFPVNGAFDLGSSVITWRRHLEVVHSFYHSRDQLDLQSRRYANRTSLYHSELEWGNASLRLDRTTPEDAGEYSCSVRTLTGSQKKSFPVKIAAFYTEPHPQVRISPQSVELKLTSRGYPAPKVRWLDARGAELSTGTQTQLLTDTQGLYVVSSSLTQERGANSTLTFLLWNEDLHQEIRREFSLLEAAIVLRDESRSALYALLPVAILTVLGILGIILFLKKRRCFRGPDSTATREENTSLKTAPQSSEQEQKLKNGATVLY
- the LOC135235406 gene encoding CD276 antigen-like isoform X5; translation: MESSRKRALRKTVLSFLCLVLLQHSFCKAEFEIKVPSAPLVAIHGHSTVLSCTFPVNGAFDLGSSVITWRRHLEVVHSFYHSRDQLDLQSRRYANRTSLYHSELEWGNASLRLDRTTPEDAGEYSCSVRTLTGSQKKSFPVKIAAFYTEPHPQVRISPQSVELKLTSRGYPAPKVRWLDARGAELSTGTQTQLLTDTQGLYVVSSSLTQERGANSTLTFLLWNEDLHQEIRREFSLLEEAAIVLRDESRSALYALLPVAILTVLGILGIILFLKKRRCFRGPDSTATREENTSLKTAPQSSEQEQKLKNGATVLY
- the LOC135235406 gene encoding CD276 antigen-like isoform X1 translates to MMESSGKRALRKTVLSFLCLVLLQHSFCKAEFEIKVPSAPLVAIHGHSTVLSCTFPVNGAFDLGSSVITWRRHLEVVHSFYHSRDQLDLQSRRYANRTSLYHSELEWGNASLRLDRTTPEDAGEYSCSVRTLTGSQKKSFPVKIAAFYTEPHPQVRISPQSVELKLTSRGYPAPKVRWLDARGAELSTGTQTQLLTDTQGLYVVSSSLTQERGANSTLTFLLWNEDLHQEIRREFSLLEEAAIVLRDESRSALYALLPVAILTVLGILGIILFLKKRRCFRGPDSTATREENTSLKTAPQSSEQEQKLKNGATVLY